A genomic region of Cuculus canorus isolate bCucCan1 chromosome 24, bCucCan1.pri, whole genome shotgun sequence contains the following coding sequences:
- the RAB29 gene encoding ras-related protein Rab-7L1, protein MGQRDRMFKVLVVGDARVGKTSLVQRYANDSFNRHYKSTVGVDFALKVVQWSESETVRLQLWDIAGQERFTSMTRLYYREASACIIMFDVTNISTFSNSQKWKQDLDSKLMLPDGNPVPCLLLANKCDLSPWAVTREEVDRFSKENGFSGWVETSVKENKNINESMRVLIEKMMSSSTGDGSSSAAMSGDYINIKESSPPGWACC, encoded by the exons ATGGGGCAGCGCGATCGTATGTTCAAAGTGTTGGTGGTGGGGGACGCCAGGGTGGGAAAAACGTCGCTGGTGCAGCGCTACGCGAACGACAGCTTCAACCGGCACTACAAGTCCACGGTGGGAG TGGATTTTGCTCTGAAGGTGGTCCAGTGGTCGGAATCAGAGACAGTGCGGCTTCAGCTCTGGGACATTGCAG GGCAGGAGCGCTTCACATCCATGACCCGGCTGTACTACAGGGAGGCATCAGCCTGCATAATCATGTTTGATGTCACCAACATCAGCACGTTCAGTAACAGCCAGAAGTGGAAGCAGGATTTGGACAGCAAGCTCATGCTGCCGGACGGGAACCCTGTGCCTTGTCTACTGCTGGCTAACAAA TGCGACCTTTCCCCTTGGGCAGTGACGAGAGAAGAAGTGGATCGgttcagcaaagaaaatggcttttctggTTGGGTGGAGACGTCTGTCAAGGAGAACAAGAATATTAACGAGTCCATGAG AGTCCTGATTGAAAAGATGATGTCTTCATCCACTGGTGATGGAAGTTCCTCTGCTGCCATGAGTGGGGATTACATTAACATAAAAGAGTCGTCCCCTCCGGGCTGGGCTTGCTGTTAG